The following proteins come from a genomic window of Bos mutus isolate GX-2022 chromosome 23, NWIPB_WYAK_1.1, whole genome shotgun sequence:
- the LOC102269104 gene encoding LOW QUALITY PROTEIN: olfactory receptor 2M3 (The sequence of the model RefSeq protein was modified relative to this genomic sequence to represent the inferred CDS: deleted 1 base in 1 codon) — protein MEWENQTFNPDFILMGIFNYTTTHIFLFSLVLGIFTMALLANTLMVLVIYLDTRLHTPMYFLLSQLSLMDLMVICTTVPKMAHSYLSGRKSISVAGCEAQIFFYVSLFGAECFLLAVMAYDRSVAICYPLQYHSLMNWKLCGLLAASSWFLGAFDGIVELAATLSFSYCGSREIAQFFCDVPALLHLSCTDTSTFRNTIFICCVVMLLLPLSLIIISYTRVIITVIRMSSGEGRHKAFTTCTSHLIVVGMYYGAAMFIYMRPNSNRSPTQDKMVSTFYTILTPMLNPLIYSLRNKDVAKAFSKVLGKRKFREQIG, from the exons atGGAGTGGGAGAATCAGACATTCAACCCTGACTTCATCTTGATGGGGATTTTTAATTACACGACCACTcacatctttctcttctctctggtcCTGGGCATCTTCACAATGGCGCTCTTGGCAAACACTCTCATGGTCCTCGTCATCTATCTGGACACGCggctccacacccccatgtacttcctcCTCAGCCAGCTCTCCCTCATGGACCTCATGGTCATCTGCACCACTGTACCCAAGATGGCCCACAGCTACCTGTCTGGCAGGAAGTCCATTTCTGTAGCAGGATGTGAAGCCCAGATCTTTTTCTATGTGTCCCTATTTGGTGCTGAGTGCTTCTTGTTGGCtgtcatggcctatgaccgctctGTTGCCATTTGCTATCCTCTTCAGTACCACAGTCTCATGAACTGGAAACTTTGTGGACTCCTGGCTGCCTCTTCATGGTTCCTTGGTGCCTTTGATGGGATTGTTGAGTTAGCTGCTACTTTGTCTTTCTCCTATTGTGGATCCCGAGAAATAGCTCAGTTCTTCTGTGATGTCCCAGCACTCCTGCATCTCTCATGCACTGATACTTCCACATTTCGAAACACT ATTTTCATCTGTTGTGTAGTAATGCTCCTCCTCCCTTTGTCACTCATCATCATCTCCTACACACGTGTAATTATAACCGTTATTCGCATGAGTTCTGGGGAGGGTCGGCACAAGGCTTTCACCACCTGTACTTCACATCTTATTGTTGTGGGGATGTATTATGGAGCAGCTATGTTCATATATATGAGACCCAATTCTAATCGATCCCCAACCCAGGATAAAATGGTATCAACCTTCTACACTATTCTCACTCCCATGCTGAACCCCCTTATATACAGCCTCCGAAACAAAGATGTGGCCAAAGCATTCAGTAAGGTACTAGGGAAGAGGAAATTTAGAGAACAAATTGGATAA
- the ZNF322 gene encoding zinc finger protein 322, with translation MYTSEERYNQRTQKRKIYHVCPQKGKKIFIHVHEITQIDDQIYECLEREQNFCENLALIMCERTHTGEKPYRCDMCEKTFIQSSDLISHQRIHSYEKPYKCSKCEKSFWHHLALSGHQRTHAGKKFYTCDICGKNFGQSSDLLVHQRSHTGEKPYLCSECDKCFSRSTNLIRHRRTHTGEKPFKCLECEKAFSGKSDLISHQRTHTGERPYKCNKCEKSYRHRSAFIVHKRVHTGEKPYKCGACEKCFGQKSDLIVHQRVHTGEKPYKCLECMRSFTRSANLIRHQATHTHTFKCLEYEKSFSCSSDLIVHQRIHMEEKPHQWSACDSGFLLGMDFVAQQKMRTQTEELHYKYSVCDKSFHQSSALLQHQTIHFGEKPYICNVAEKGLELSPPNVSEASQMS, from the coding sequence atgTATGCCCTCAGAAGGGtaaaaagatttttattcatGTGCATGAGATTACTCAAATAGATGATCAGATATACGAGTGCCTTGAACGTGAGCAAAACTTTTGTGAAAACTTAGCTCTTATTATGTGTGAGAGAACCCACACTGGGGAGAAACCTTATAGATGTGATATGTGTGAGAAAACCTTTATCCAAAGCTCAGATCTTATTTCACATCAGAGGATCCACAGTTAtgagaaaccttataaatgtagCAAATGTGAGAAGAGCTTTTGGCACCACTTAGCCCTTTCAGGACACCAGAGAACGCATGCAGGTAAAAAATTCTATACATGTGATATCTGTGGCAAGAATTTTGGTCAGAGCTCTGATCTGCTTGTCCACCAGCGAAGCCATACAGGCGAGAAACCTTATCTGTGTAGTGAGTGTGATAAATGCTTCAGCCGAAGTACAAACCTCATAAGGCATCGAAGAACTCACACGGGTGAGAAACCGTTTAAGTGTCTggagtgtgaaaaagcttttaGTGGGAAATCCGATCTTATTAGCCACCAGAGAACTCACACTGGTGAAAGACCCTACAAATGTAATAAGTGTGAGAAAAGTTACCGACACCGGTCAGCCTTCATTGTTCATAAAAGAGTACATACTGGGGAGAAGCCCTATAAGTGTGGTGCCTGTGAGAAATGCTTTGGCCAGAAATCAGACCTTATTGTACACCAGAGAGTCCACACAGGTGAGAAGCCGTATAAATGCTTGGAATGTATGAGAAGTTTTACCCGGAGTGCCAACCTCATCAGGCACCAGGCAACTCACACTCACACTTTTAAATGCCTTGAATATGAGAAGAGCTTCAGCTGTAGTTCAGACCTTATTGTGCATCAAAGAATTCACATGGAAGAGAAACCACATCAGTGGTCTGCATGTGACAGTGGCTTCCTCCTAGGCATGGACTTCGTTGCCCAACAGAAAATGAGAACTCAGACAGAGGAGTTGCATTATAAGTACAGTGTCTGTGATAAAAGCTTTCATCAGAGCTCAGCCCTTCTTCAACATCAGACAATCCACTTCGGTGAAAAACCATATATCTGTAATGTGGCTGAGAAAGGTCTTGAGCTCAGCCCTCCCAATGTATCAGAAGCCTCACAGATGTCTTGA